Proteins encoded together in one Planctopirus ephydatiae window:
- a CDS encoding DUF1549 and DUF1553 domain-containing protein has translation MTNNDSQAKVGSSWRKAGVLACGLSLAVSAFSGFALFAQGSLLAQEMEAKPGMSDKPGMSDKPGMLKPGAKAAEMKGDMEAMDGPAMKASGAKAAGGGDDLPARVKPATNKPGVRTAASDPVVQFINESLRQGWKDNDVEPSPMADDAEWIRRVYLDIVGRIPSAEEVQDFVADKSKTKRSELIEALLEDPGYVRNFTTIWTNLCIGQRTPRRVSRTGMQKFFREGFAKNRPWNEMVFDLVSAEGHFEKNGATNFILAQMQDNDDGVQLTAKTTRLFMGMQVQCTQCHNHPFNEWKQDQFWQFNSFFRQVRKMDHQKLDPRTGRQVDDYSEVLFRDFSGPVFFEKRSGLMQVAYPIYLGAEVDASEGVDRRTELAKLMTSGEKPLVATAYVNRMWGHFFGYGFTRPVDDMGPHNPSSNPALLDRLSDEFVKSGYDSRQLIRWIANAEAYSLTSRGIKKNERDNPAAGETPLFSHIYVKPMRAEQLYDSLIVATNAHKTGRAGWEQSEEQRQEWLQQFVQTFGTDDNEESSGFDGTIPQALMMMNGPLTRDAVALKPGSHLAEVLAGKGNERQKLNILYLSVLSRMPTAAEWARFQKYASSSGGNLIPVYQDMFWALLNSNEFIFIH, from the coding sequence ATGACAAACAATGATTCTCAGGCAAAAGTCGGTTCAAGCTGGCGAAAAGCTGGTGTGCTGGCCTGTGGGCTGTCGCTGGCAGTTTCGGCGTTTTCCGGTTTCGCTCTGTTCGCTCAGGGATCCCTGTTGGCTCAGGAGATGGAAGCCAAGCCGGGGATGTCTGACAAGCCCGGGATGTCCGATAAGCCCGGGATGCTGAAGCCGGGTGCGAAAGCGGCAGAGATGAAGGGTGACATGGAGGCGATGGATGGGCCTGCCATGAAAGCTTCGGGAGCGAAAGCTGCTGGTGGCGGTGATGATCTTCCTGCCCGCGTTAAGCCTGCAACGAACAAGCCGGGTGTCCGAACGGCAGCGTCGGATCCCGTTGTGCAGTTCATCAATGAAAGTCTTCGCCAGGGGTGGAAGGACAATGATGTTGAGCCTTCTCCGATGGCCGATGATGCCGAATGGATCCGTCGGGTATACCTCGATATTGTCGGGAGAATCCCCTCGGCTGAAGAAGTTCAGGATTTTGTTGCAGACAAAAGCAAGACTAAGCGATCGGAGCTGATTGAAGCTCTGCTGGAAGATCCGGGTTATGTGCGGAACTTTACGACCATCTGGACGAACCTGTGCATTGGTCAGCGAACACCTCGCCGTGTGAGCCGGACCGGGATGCAGAAATTCTTCCGAGAAGGATTTGCCAAGAATCGTCCCTGGAACGAAATGGTTTTTGATCTGGTCTCGGCTGAAGGTCACTTCGAAAAGAATGGAGCGACGAACTTCATTCTGGCACAAATGCAGGACAACGATGACGGCGTGCAGCTGACAGCGAAGACGACCCGCCTTTTCATGGGGATGCAGGTCCAGTGTACACAATGTCACAATCATCCGTTTAATGAATGGAAACAGGATCAGTTCTGGCAGTTCAACAGCTTTTTCCGGCAAGTTCGCAAGATGGATCATCAGAAGCTTGACCCTCGAACCGGGCGGCAAGTGGATGATTACTCTGAAGTTCTCTTCCGTGACTTCAGCGGTCCAGTGTTTTTTGAGAAACGTAGCGGTTTGATGCAGGTGGCCTATCCGATTTATCTCGGAGCCGAAGTCGATGCCAGCGAAGGAGTTGACCGCCGAACAGAGCTGGCCAAGCTGATGACATCTGGCGAAAAGCCTCTGGTGGCAACGGCTTATGTGAACAGGATGTGGGGTCACTTCTTTGGTTACGGGTTCACCCGGCCGGTCGATGATATGGGCCCACATAACCCATCTTCCAATCCCGCATTGCTGGATCGGTTGTCGGATGAGTTTGTCAAAAGTGGCTATGACTCCCGCCAGCTTATTCGGTGGATTGCGAATGCAGAGGCCTACAGCCTGACGAGCCGGGGGATCAAGAAAAACGAACGAGATAACCCGGCTGCTGGTGAAACTCCTTTGTTCAGCCATATTTACGTCAAGCCAATGCGGGCGGAGCAACTCTATGACTCGCTGATTGTCGCGACGAATGCTCATAAAACAGGTCGTGCTGGTTGGGAGCAATCTGAAGAGCAGCGGCAAGAGTGGCTCCAGCAGTTCGTTCAGACTTTTGGTACTGACGATAACGAAGAATCAAGTGGTTTTGATGGGACGATTCCTCAGGCCCTGATGATGATGAACGGGCCGTTGACGCGTGATGCCGTGGCTTTGAAGCCTGGCTCACATCTGGCCGAAGTCCTTGCCGGTAAAGGGAATGAGCGACAGAAGCTCAACATTCTCTATCTGTCGGTTCTCAGTCGCATGCCAACTGCGGCCGAATGGGCTCGATTCCAGAAATATGCTTCGAGTTCTGGTGGAAACCTGATTCCGGTTTATCAGGATATGTTCTGGGCTTTGCTGAATTCGAACGAATTTATCTTCATTCACTAG